A region of bacterium DNA encodes the following proteins:
- a CDS encoding 3-deoxy-7-phosphoheptulonate synthase class II, with protein MTTWTPRSWRNKPITQQPTYPDAAHLERVLTQLRFYPSLVFPGEVDHLKRLLREAAQGKRFLLQGGDCAERFQDFSSRAIANKLKILLQMSLVLIYGLRKPIVRIGRIAGQYAKPRSAEYENVRGQKLPVFRGDSINSFEPDARTRIPDPERLLQCYYHSATTINYIRALIEGGFADLHYPDHWDLEFISKSDRRRDYRRLVKRILDGVQFMEALGGVKAEVLGRVDFFTSHEGLLLPYEEALTHYVKERKRYYNLGAHTLWIGDRTRQLHGAHVEYFRGLANPLGLKVGPTCAPDELVELIRVLNPKNEWGRLTVITRLGKDRIGDLLPPLLRAVQRSNGRVLWCCDPMHGNTRITAGGMKTRDFRDILLELAQCFAIHQRCGSHLGGVHFELTGEAVTECLGGAEQIAEADLATNYRTYCDPRLNYSQSMEMAFQIASAHDERVPNLAWPSF; from the coding sequence ATGACGACTTGGACCCCCAGGAGCTGGCGCAACAAACCCATCACCCAGCAACCCACCTATCCCGATGCCGCGCATCTGGAACGCGTGCTGACGCAGCTTCGCTTCTATCCCTCACTGGTTTTTCCCGGTGAAGTCGATCACCTCAAGCGCCTGCTGCGCGAGGCCGCGCAGGGCAAGCGCTTTCTGCTGCAAGGCGGCGACTGCGCCGAGCGCTTTCAGGATTTCAGCAGCCGCGCCATCGCCAACAAACTGAAAATCCTGCTGCAGATGAGTTTGGTGCTGATCTACGGCCTGCGCAAGCCGATCGTGCGCATCGGCCGTATCGCCGGGCAATACGCCAAGCCGCGCTCGGCGGAATACGAAAACGTGCGCGGCCAGAAGCTGCCGGTCTTTCGCGGCGACAGCATCAACTCCTTCGAGCCGGACGCGCGCACGCGCATCCCCGATCCTGAACGCCTGTTGCAATGCTATTATCATTCCGCCACCACCATCAATTATATTCGCGCCCTGATCGAAGGCGGCTTCGCGGACCTGCATTACCCCGATCACTGGGATCTCGAGTTCATTTCCAAAAGCGATCGCCGCCGCGACTACCGTCGCCTGGTGAAACGCATCCTCGACGGCGTGCAATTCATGGAGGCGCTGGGCGGCGTGAAAGCGGAAGTCTTGGGCCGCGTCGATTTCTTCACTTCGCACGAGGGCCTGTTGTTGCCCTATGAAGAAGCTTTGACGCATTACGTGAAAGAGCGCAAGCGCTACTACAATCTGGGCGCGCACACGTTGTGGATTGGCGACCGCACGCGCCAGTTGCACGGCGCGCACGTGGAATACTTCCGCGGCCTGGCCAATCCCCTCGGCTTGAAGGTCGGCCCGACCTGCGCGCCCGACGAGCTGGTCGAGCTGATCCGCGTGCTCAATCCCAAAAACGAATGGGGCCGGCTCACGGTGATCACCCGGCTGGGGAAGGATCGCATTGGTGATCTGCTGCCGCCGCTGCTGCGGGCGGTGCAACGAAGCAACGGCCGGGTGCTGTGGTGTTGCGATCCCATGCACGGCAACACCAGAATCACCGCAGGCGGCATGAAAACACGCGATTTTCGCGATATTCTGCTGGAGCTGGCGCAGTGTTTCGCGATTCATCAGCGTTGCGGCAGCCATCTCGGCGGAGTGCATTTCGAGCTGACCGGCGAGGCGGTGACCGAATGCCTGGGCGGCGCCGAGCAAATCGCCGAGGCTGATCTCGCGACGAATTACCGGACTTATTGCGATCCGCGCTTGAATTACTCGCAGAGCATGGAAATGGCCTTTCAAATCGCCAGTGCGCATGATGAACGCGTGCCCAACCTGGCGTGGCCGAGCTTTTGA
- a CDS encoding TylF/MycF family methyltransferase, translating into MISTSQKEKLKRLLVRWHLDRAARKIVRRFRGWRSLLPKFPTYGRAAANYLTGADDPVRYAAVAYAVTALERQQIAGSLAEVGVYRGELSALLHLLAPERDLYLFDTFAGFPEQDLSGADQRFRDTSIEIVKAALGDTHHVVFRPGYFPETVRGLEQEKFAFVMLDLDLYQPTRAGLEFFYPRMVPGGYLFAHDYNSPESNHAVARAVNEFLQDKPEKIVELPDIWGSIVIRKI; encoded by the coding sequence GTGATTTCCACCTCTCAGAAAGAAAAACTCAAAAGGCTGCTCGTGCGTTGGCATTTGGATCGCGCTGCGCGCAAGATCGTGCGCCGCTTCCGCGGCTGGCGCAGCCTGCTGCCGAAGTTCCCGACCTATGGGCGCGCGGCGGCAAACTACCTCACCGGTGCGGACGATCCGGTGCGCTACGCCGCGGTGGCCTATGCTGTCACTGCACTCGAACGCCAGCAAATCGCCGGCAGTCTTGCGGAAGTCGGCGTCTACCGCGGCGAGCTGAGCGCGCTGTTGCACCTGTTGGCGCCGGAGCGTGATTTGTATTTGTTCGACACCTTTGCCGGCTTTCCGGAGCAGGATTTGAGCGGCGCCGATCAGCGCTTTCGTGACACCAGCATCGAAATCGTGAAAGCCGCGCTCGGCGACACCCATCATGTCGTCTTCCGGCCGGGCTATTTTCCCGAGACCGTTCGCGGCCTGGAGCAGGAAAAGTTCGCCTTTGTCATGCTCGATCTCGATCTCTATCAGCCCACCCGCGCCGGGCTAGAGTTCTTTTATCCGCGCATGGTTCCCGGCGGCTACCTGTTCGCGCATGATTACAACTCGCCGGAATCGAATCATGCGGTCGCGCGCGCGGTCAACGAATTTCTGCAGGACAAACCGGAAAAGATCGTCGAGCTGCCGGACATCTGGGGTTCGATCGTCATTCGCAAAATCTGA
- a CDS encoding glycosyltransferase family 9 protein: MQFSDLKLDCRHFRGDIPCLPNKQRGRLCPTCEEYDPVRMRILLIKLGAIGDVIRTTPLLQRFHEEYPGAHISWLTHTPEILPAAAVDKIYRFDFKALYALSHLKFDIAVNLDKDLEACALLTDVNADRKFGFGLANGQITGLNQAAKAKLLTGAFDSISQQNRKSYLEEIFEICGFDFRGEPYVLEADRRYDGQWQSLHEQAQGRKIIGLNTGCGKRWLTRQWPEDYWVALIAELRQAGCFPMLLGGPEEDEQNRGLQARSGAYYPGTFPLPQFIALTAQCHVIVTAVTMMMHIALGLRKPLVLFNNIFNPHEFELYGLGVLLEPETGCDCYFGNTCRRTRHCMQDLPVATVFQAIVERSRHTP, translated from the coding sequence ATGCAATTCTCCGATCTCAAACTCGATTGCCGGCATTTTCGCGGCGACATTCCCTGCCTGCCCAACAAGCAGCGCGGCCGGCTCTGCCCCACCTGCGAGGAATACGACCCGGTGCGCATGCGCATCCTGCTCATCAAGCTCGGCGCGATCGGGGACGTCATCCGCACCACGCCGCTGCTGCAGCGTTTTCACGAAGAATATCCCGGCGCGCACATTTCCTGGCTGACGCACACGCCGGAAATCCTGCCGGCCGCTGCCGTCGATAAAATCTACCGCTTCGATTTCAAAGCGCTCTATGCGCTTTCGCATCTCAAATTCGACATCGCGGTGAATCTCGACAAGGATCTCGAGGCCTGCGCGTTGCTCACCGATGTGAATGCCGATCGCAAGTTCGGCTTCGGCCTGGCCAATGGGCAAATCACCGGTTTGAATCAGGCCGCCAAGGCCAAGCTGCTCACCGGCGCGTTCGACAGCATTTCCCAGCAGAACCGCAAGAGTTATCTGGAGGAGATTTTCGAGATCTGCGGCTTCGACTTCCGGGGCGAGCCCTATGTTTTGGAGGCCGACCGGCGCTATGACGGCCAATGGCAGAGCTTGCACGAGCAGGCACAGGGCCGCAAGATTATCGGCCTCAACACCGGCTGCGGCAAGCGCTGGCTCACCCGGCAGTGGCCGGAAGATTATTGGGTGGCGTTGATCGCCGAGCTGCGGCAGGCCGGCTGTTTTCCCATGCTGCTCGGCGGCCCGGAGGAAGACGAACAAAACCGCGGCTTGCAAGCCCGCAGCGGCGCGTACTACCCCGGCACGTTTCCGCTGCCGCAATTCATCGCGCTCACCGCCCAATGCCACGTCATCGTCACCGCGGTGACCATGATGATGCACATCGCGCTCGGCCTGCGCAAGCCGCTGGTGCTGTTCAACAACATCTTCAATCCCCACGAATTCGAGCTGTACGGCCTGGGCGTGCTGCTGGAACCGGAGACGGGTTGCGATTGCTACTTCGGCAACACCTGCCGCCGCACGCGGCATTGCATGCAGGATCTGCCGGTCGCCACTGTTTTCCAGGCGATCGTCGAGCGCAGCCGGCACACACCATGA
- a CDS encoding glycosyltransferase, which yields MRIAFLSTFYPLRGGIAQFNASLYRALEKTHEVHAFTFTRQYPGLLFPGATQYVTAEDQVDPVPAQAVLDSINPLSYFKTAAIIRACRPDLLLTKFWMPFFAPSLGSVAQRVRRHGAQAIAILDNLIPHERRPGDVQLIRYFLNRYDGFAVMSKVVEQDLLRLKPAAEYFLKAHPIYDHFGPPIAAAQARAQLGLPPAQHLILFFGFIRDYKGLDHLIRATAFLPDDYCVVIAGEMYGDFSRYQRLIDESGSAGKIKLFVRYLADAEVPLFFSAANVCVLPYKSATQSGIVQIAFHFNLPVIVTDVGGLAEMVQDNETGLILHAHDPQALAEKIRAYFEENMQPRMARAIAQRRQQNSWEGFAEALAGFYEKLSSKAI from the coding sequence ATGAGAATCGCTTTTCTCTCGACTTTCTATCCGCTGCGCGGCGGCATCGCGCAGTTCAATGCCTCGCTCTATCGCGCGCTCGAAAAAACGCACGAGGTGCATGCCTTCACCTTCACCCGCCAATATCCCGGCCTGCTTTTTCCCGGGGCCACGCAGTATGTCACCGCGGAAGATCAGGTTGATCCCGTGCCGGCGCAGGCCGTGCTGGACAGCATCAATCCGCTTTCTTATTTCAAAACCGCCGCCATCATACGCGCCTGCCGGCCCGACCTTTTGCTCACCAAATTCTGGATGCCGTTTTTCGCACCCAGCCTGGGAAGCGTGGCGCAACGCGTGCGCCGGCACGGCGCGCAAGCCATTGCCATTCTCGACAATCTCATTCCGCATGAGCGCCGGCCGGGAGACGTGCAGCTCATTCGCTACTTCTTGAACCGTTACGACGGCTTCGCGGTGATGAGCAAGGTGGTGGAGCAGGATCTGCTGCGACTGAAGCCCGCGGCCGAATATTTTCTGAAGGCGCATCCCATCTATGATCATTTCGGGCCGCCGATCGCCGCCGCACAAGCGCGCGCGCAACTGGGCTTGCCGCCAGCGCAGCACCTCATTCTCTTTTTCGGCTTCATTCGCGACTACAAAGGCCTGGATCATCTCATCCGCGCCACGGCATTTCTCCCCGACGACTATTGCGTGGTGATCGCCGGCGAGATGTACGGCGATTTCAGCCGCTATCAACGCCTCATCGACGAGAGCGGCAGCGCCGGCAAGATCAAACTGTTCGTGCGCTACCTCGCTGACGCGGAAGTGCCGCTGTTCTTTTCCGCCGCCAACGTCTGCGTGCTGCCCTACAAATCCGCCACCCAGAGCGGCATCGTGCAAATCGCTTTTCACTTCAATCTGCCGGTGATCGTCACCGACGTCGGCGGGCTTGCCGAAATGGTGCAGGACAATGAAACCGGTTTGATCCTGCACGCACACGACCCGCAGGCCCTCGCGGAAAAGATTCGAGCGTATTTTGAGGAAAACATGCAGCCGCGCATGGCGCGCGCGATTGCGCAGCGCCGGCAGCAAAACAGTTGGGAGGGATTTGCGGAAGCGCTGGCGGGATTTTATGAGAAGTTGTCAAGCAAGGCGATTTGA
- a CDS encoding response regulator: METDLSAAAKIGVVIVDDEELARAVVREYLAADPELQVLAECANGFEAVKAVAETSPDLLLLDVQMPKLSGFEVLELLDREVAVIFVTAYEEYAVRAFEVHAVDYLLKPFSAERLHAAVARAKRRIAQHEPLPRAELTRAARTAVAPLERILLRDGSKVLVIPVARIDYFEAQDDYVGVRSEGKSHLKQMTIGELEAALDNRRFVRIHRSYILNVDRLDRLELYAKDSRVAILRDGSRLPVSRAGYARLKALLG, translated from the coding sequence GTGGAAACTGACCTTTCGGCCGCCGCGAAAATCGGCGTGGTGATCGTTGACGACGAAGAACTCGCCCGCGCCGTGGTGCGCGAGTATCTCGCCGCGGATCCGGAATTGCAGGTGCTGGCGGAATGCGCCAACGGCTTCGAGGCCGTGAAGGCGGTGGCCGAAACCAGCCCGGATTTGCTGTTGCTCGATGTGCAGATGCCCAAGCTCAGCGGCTTCGAAGTGCTGGAGTTGCTCGACCGCGAAGTGGCCGTCATCTTTGTGACCGCCTATGAAGAGTATGCCGTGCGCGCCTTCGAAGTGCATGCCGTGGACTATTTGCTGAAACCTTTCAGCGCCGAACGCCTGCATGCAGCCGTGGCGCGCGCCAAGCGCCGCATTGCACAGCATGAGCCGCTGCCGCGCGCGGAGTTGACCCGCGCCGCGCGCACGGCCGTGGCGCCGCTCGAGCGCATCCTGTTGCGCGACGGCAGCAAGGTGCTGGTGATTCCGGTGGCCAGGATCGACTATTTTGAAGCGCAGGATGATTATGTCGGCGTGCGGTCTGAGGGCAAGAGCCATCTCAAGCAAATGACGATCGGCGAGTTGGAAGCGGCGCTCGACAACCGGCGTTTCGTGCGCATCCATCGTTCCTACATTTTGAATGTCGACCGGCTGGACCGCCTCGAACTTTATGCCAAGGACAGCCGCGTCGCGATTCTGCGCGACGGCAGCCGCCTGCCGGTGAGCCGCGCCGGTTATGCCCGGCTCAAGGCTTTGTTGGGGTGA